The following coding sequences are from one Comamonas koreensis window:
- the putA gene encoding trifunctional transcriptional regulator/proline dehydrogenase/L-glutamate gamma-semialdehyde dehydrogenase translates to MTANAVVDNQPTTTSSLSAADSSPSGASAPVFNELVSALQPASALRAAITAAYRKPEPEALQALLPQATPPAAIAQAGDALALQLARSLRERKADSGRSGLVQGLLQEFALSSQEGIALMCLAEALLRIPDTATRDVLIRDKIAHGQWKAHVGKSPSMFVNAAAWGLVLTGKLVATHSEGSLGQSLTRLIGRGGEPLIRKGVDMAMRMMGEQFVTGETIGEALKNAERLEAKGFRYSYDMLGEAAMTSDDAKRYLRDYENAIHAIGKASHGRGVYEGPGISIKLSALHPRYSRAQYDRVMTELYPVVLQLAVLAKGYNIGLNIDAEEADRLELSLDLLEKLCFAPELAGFAGIGFVVQAYQKRCPYVLDFIIDLARRSQHRLMVRLVKGAYWDSEIKRAQIDGLEGYPVYTRKAYTDVSYLACARQLLAAPDAVYPQFATHNAHTLATIYHLADPARYQPGQYEFQCLHGMGEPLYEQVVGRNASENLGRPCRIYAPVGTHETLLAYLVRRLLENGANTSFVNRIADQDIPLAKLVENPVTTAQQWAQSEGQLGLPNPHIAQPRALYGASRSNSAGLDLSNDDRLRALQNELQASAQMAWHAQPMLADGAPASTQASEPVLNPADHGDQVGSVTQASTEQVEFALAAAQAAAARWKATPPAQRADCLAQAGDLLEAHMPTLMGVLVREAGKTCSNAIAEVREAVDFLRFYAAQVRSWGQADYQALGPVVCISPWNFPLAIFSGQIAAALAAGNTVLAKPAEQTPLIAAAAVQAMWQAGVPRDVLQLLPGTGETVGARLVGDHRVQAVMFTGSTEVARILQKTLAQRLDAQGQPVTLVAETGGQNAMIVDSSALAEQVVVDVLSSAFDSAGQRCSALRVLCVQEEAADRLLHMLRGAMQELQLGNPCQLKTDVGPVIDAEAKGVIDQHIARMQAAGHQVWQNSGASAQGTFVPPTVIAIGQLSELKREVFGPVLHVLRYRRENLPQLLADINATGYALTLGLHTRIDETIAQVVNAAHAGNIYVNRNIVGAVVGVQPFGGEGLSGTGPKAGGPLYMLRLLSRMPATATVDALAHLPRMAGSEAPAASTGQRGNAHGLEQADAAPAAGLEALQSWASQQGQGDLAALCQRYAAHTGNGFAAELPGPTGERNLYVLSGRERVACVASTSSLLLAQLAAVLAAGSTAVWPAGSSQASLLAKLPASVRASVQLSAHSEQAFVQSEAFDALIVDAASGWLPTASTLAGRAGAIVPITAQAADGSVPLFRLLAEHAISINTAAAGGNASLMTLD, encoded by the coding sequence ATGACTGCCAACGCCGTTGTTGACAACCAGCCCACCACCACCTCGTCCCTTTCGGCCGCAGACAGCAGCCCATCTGGCGCAAGCGCTCCTGTTTTTAATGAGCTGGTGTCGGCACTGCAGCCCGCCTCGGCGCTGCGCGCGGCCATCACCGCCGCCTACCGCAAGCCCGAGCCCGAGGCCCTGCAAGCGCTGCTGCCCCAGGCCACACCGCCCGCCGCCATCGCCCAGGCGGGCGACGCGCTGGCGCTGCAGCTGGCCCGCAGCCTGCGCGAGCGCAAGGCCGACAGCGGCCGCTCCGGCCTGGTGCAAGGCCTGCTGCAGGAGTTTGCGCTGTCGTCGCAAGAAGGCATTGCGCTGATGTGCCTGGCCGAGGCGCTGCTGCGCATCCCGGACACGGCCACCCGCGATGTGCTGATCCGCGACAAGATCGCCCACGGCCAGTGGAAGGCCCATGTGGGCAAGAGCCCGTCGATGTTCGTCAACGCCGCCGCCTGGGGCCTGGTGCTGACCGGCAAGCTGGTCGCCACGCACAGCGAAGGCTCGCTGGGCCAATCGCTCACCCGCCTCATTGGCCGGGGCGGCGAGCCGCTGATCCGCAAGGGCGTGGACATGGCCATGCGCATGATGGGCGAGCAGTTCGTCACCGGCGAGACGATTGGCGAGGCGCTGAAGAACGCCGAGCGCCTGGAGGCCAAGGGCTTCCGCTACTCCTACGACATGCTGGGCGAAGCGGCGATGACCAGCGATGACGCCAAGCGCTACCTGCGCGACTATGAAAACGCCATCCATGCGATCGGCAAGGCCAGCCATGGCCGGGGCGTCTACGAAGGCCCGGGCATCTCGATCAAGCTGTCGGCGCTGCACCCGCGCTACAGCCGCGCCCAGTACGACCGCGTGATGACCGAGCTCTACCCGGTGGTGCTGCAGCTGGCCGTGCTGGCCAAGGGCTACAACATCGGCCTCAATATCGATGCCGAAGAAGCCGACCGCCTGGAGCTGTCGCTGGACCTGCTGGAAAAGCTCTGCTTTGCGCCCGAGCTGGCCGGCTTTGCCGGCATCGGCTTTGTCGTGCAGGCCTACCAAAAGCGCTGCCCCTATGTGCTGGACTTCATCATCGACCTGGCCCGCCGCAGCCAGCACCGGCTGATGGTGCGCCTGGTCAAGGGCGCCTACTGGGACAGCGAGATCAAGCGCGCCCAGATCGACGGCCTGGAAGGCTACCCGGTCTACACCCGCAAGGCCTATACCGATGTGTCCTACCTGGCCTGCGCGCGCCAGCTGCTGGCCGCACCCGATGCGGTCTACCCCCAGTTCGCCACGCACAACGCCCACACCTTGGCCACCATCTACCACCTGGCCGACCCGGCCCGCTACCAGCCCGGGCAGTACGAGTTCCAGTGCCTGCACGGCATGGGCGAGCCGCTGTACGAGCAGGTCGTGGGCCGCAACGCCAGCGAGAACCTGGGCCGCCCCTGCCGCATCTATGCACCCGTGGGCACGCATGAAACCCTGCTGGCCTACCTGGTGCGCCGCCTGCTGGAGAACGGCGCCAACACCAGCTTTGTGAACCGCATCGCCGACCAGGACATCCCCCTGGCCAAGCTGGTGGAAAACCCCGTGACCACCGCCCAGCAGTGGGCGCAGAGCGAAGGCCAGCTGGGCCTGCCCAACCCGCACATTGCCCAGCCGCGCGCGCTGTATGGCGCAAGCCGCAGCAATTCGGCAGGGCTCGACCTGTCCAACGACGACCGCCTGCGCGCGCTGCAGAACGAGCTGCAGGCCAGCGCCCAGATGGCCTGGCATGCCCAGCCGATGCTGGCCGATGGCGCGCCCGCATCCACCCAGGCCAGCGAGCCGGTGCTGAACCCGGCTGACCACGGCGACCAGGTCGGCAGCGTCACGCAGGCGTCGACCGAGCAGGTGGAATTTGCGCTGGCCGCCGCCCAGGCCGCCGCTGCCCGCTGGAAGGCCACCCCGCCCGCCCAGCGCGCCGACTGCCTGGCCCAGGCCGGTGACCTGCTCGAAGCGCATATGCCCACCTTGATGGGCGTGCTGGTGCGCGAGGCCGGCAAGACCTGCTCCAACGCGATTGCCGAAGTGCGTGAGGCCGTGGACTTTCTGCGCTTTTACGCCGCCCAGGTGCGCAGCTGGGGCCAGGCGGATTACCAGGCGCTGGGCCCGGTGGTCTGCATCAGCCCCTGGAACTTCCCGCTGGCCATCTTCAGCGGCCAGATTGCCGCCGCGCTGGCTGCCGGCAACACCGTGCTGGCCAAGCCGGCCGAGCAGACCCCGCTGATCGCGGCTGCCGCCGTGCAGGCGATGTGGCAGGCCGGCGTGCCGCGCGATGTGCTGCAGCTGCTGCCGGGCACCGGCGAGACCGTGGGCGCCCGCCTGGTGGGCGACCACCGCGTGCAGGCCGTCATGTTCACCGGCTCGACCGAAGTGGCGCGCATTCTGCAAAAGACGCTGGCCCAGCGCCTCGACGCCCAAGGCCAGCCCGTCACCCTGGTGGCCGAGACCGGCGGCCAGAACGCGATGATCGTGGACTCGTCCGCGCTGGCCGAGCAGGTCGTGGTCGATGTGCTGTCCTCGGCCTTTGACTCGGCCGGCCAGCGCTGCTCGGCGCTGCGCGTGCTGTGCGTACAGGAAGAAGCGGCCGACCGCCTGCTGCACATGCTGCGCGGCGCGATGCAGGAGCTCCAGCTGGGCAACCCCTGCCAGCTCAAGACCGATGTCGGCCCCGTCATCGACGCCGAGGCCAAGGGCGTCATCGACCAGCACATTGCCCGCATGCAGGCCGCTGGCCACCAGGTCTGGCAAAACAGTGGCGCCAGCGCGCAAGGCACCTTTGTGCCGCCCACGGTGATCGCCATCGGCCAGCTCTCCGAGCTCAAGCGCGAAGTCTTCGGCCCGGTGCTGCATGTGCTGCGCTACCGCCGCGAGAACCTGCCCCAGCTGCTGGCCGACATCAATGCCACCGGCTATGCGCTCACCCTGGGCCTGCACACCCGCATTGACGAGACCATTGCCCAGGTGGTCAACGCTGCGCATGCCGGCAATATCTATGTGAACCGCAATATCGTCGGCGCCGTCGTCGGTGTGCAGCCCTTTGGCGGCGAAGGCCTGTCGGGCACGGGCCCCAAGGCCGGCGGCCCGCTGTACATGCTGCGCCTGCTCAGCCGCATGCCGGCCACGGCCACCGTGGATGCGCTCGCCCACCTACCGCGCATGGCCGGTAGCGAGGCCCCGGCCGCCAGCACCGGCCAGCGCGGTAATGCCCATGGCCTGGAACAGGCCGATGCCGCCCCCGCCGCTGGGCTGGAGGCGCTGCAAAGCTGGGCCAGCCAGCAAGGCCAGGGCGATCTGGCAGCGCTGTGCCAGCGCTATGCCGCCCATACCGGCAACGGCTTTGCGGCCGAGCTGCCCGGCCCTACCGGTGAGCGCAATCTGTATGTGCTGAGTGGCCGCGAGCGCGTGGCCTGCGTGGCCAGCACCAGCAGCCTGCTGCTGGCCCAGCTCGCCGCCGTGCTCGCCGCGGGCTCCACCGCCGTGTGGCCCGCGGGCAGCAGCCAAGCCAGCCTGCTGGCCAAGCTGCCCGCCTCGGTGCGTGCCTCGGTGCAGCTGTCTGCGCACAGCGAGCAGGCCTTTGTGCAGTCCGAGGCCTTTGATGCGCTGATCGTTGATGCCGCCAGCGGCTGGCTGCCCACGGCCAGCACCTTGGCGGGCCGCGCCGGCGCCATCGTGCCGATCACCGCCCAGGCTGCCGACGGCAGCGTGCCGCTGTTCCGCCTGCTGGCCGAGCATGCCATCAGCATCAACACGGCTGCGGCTGGCGGCAATGCCAGCCTGATGACCTTGGACTAA
- a CDS encoding M20 family metallopeptidase, producing the protein MNARLDAAHLQADAALSHISQQWDRDILRQLTDYIAIPAKSPGFDGNWEQHGFIDTVVRNAATWIEAQKVEGLTLEVVRVPGRTPVLFFEVPATQAQSTQTVLMYGHLDKQPEFSGWRNDLGPWTPKYEDGKLYGRGGADDGYATYASVAAIQELKRQNVPHPRIVGLIETCEESGSGDLPVYIDMLKPRLGDVGLVICLDSGAGNYDQLWLTTSLRGMVAGTLKVEILTEGVHSGDASGVVPSSFRIMRQVLDRLEDSKTGRLLPESFHCAVPAERLAQAQATAGILGDELYKRFPWAHFDCNGSSLFALPTTTDPTQALLKRTWEPTLSVTGAEGLPALQDAGNVLRPYTAFKLSLRLPPLVDATQCMQELKTLLEDNAPYQAKVTWEGASGANGWNAPNTSDWFLNALNQSSRAHFGADCGFIGQGGSIPLMGMLSAGFPKAQMMVCGVLGPKSNAHGPNEFLHVPYAKKLTAAVAQVIACMPTTAASA; encoded by the coding sequence ATGAACGCCCGCCTAGACGCCGCCCATCTGCAAGCCGATGCGGCCTTGAGCCACATCAGCCAGCAGTGGGACCGCGATATCCTTCGCCAGCTGACCGACTACATCGCCATCCCCGCCAAGTCGCCGGGCTTTGATGGCAACTGGGAGCAGCATGGTTTCATCGACACGGTGGTGCGCAATGCCGCCACCTGGATCGAGGCGCAGAAGGTCGAGGGGCTGACGCTGGAAGTGGTGCGCGTGCCGGGCCGCACGCCGGTGCTGTTCTTTGAAGTGCCTGCCACCCAGGCCCAGAGCACGCAGACCGTGCTGATGTATGGCCACCTGGACAAGCAGCCCGAGTTCTCCGGCTGGCGCAATGACCTGGGCCCCTGGACCCCCAAATACGAAGACGGCAAGCTCTATGGCCGGGGCGGCGCCGATGACGGCTATGCCACCTACGCCAGCGTGGCCGCCATCCAGGAGCTCAAGCGCCAGAATGTGCCGCACCCGCGCATTGTCGGCCTGATCGAGACCTGCGAGGAAAGTGGCTCGGGCGACCTGCCGGTCTATATCGACATGCTCAAGCCCCGCCTGGGCGATGTGGGCCTGGTCATCTGCCTCGATAGCGGCGCGGGCAACTACGACCAGCTGTGGCTGACCACCAGCCTGCGCGGCATGGTGGCGGGCACCTTGAAGGTGGAGATCCTCACCGAAGGCGTGCACTCGGGCGATGCCTCGGGCGTTGTGCCCTCGTCTTTCCGCATCATGCGCCAGGTGCTCGACCGCCTCGAAGACAGCAAGACCGGCCGCCTGCTGCCCGAGAGCTTTCACTGCGCGGTACCGGCTGAGCGCCTGGCCCAGGCGCAGGCCACGGCCGGCATTCTGGGTGACGAGCTGTACAAGCGTTTCCCCTGGGCGCATTTTGACTGCAATGGCTCGAGCCTGTTTGCGCTGCCCACCACCACCGACCCCACGCAGGCGCTGCTCAAGCGCACCTGGGAGCCGACCTTGTCCGTTACCGGCGCCGAAGGGCTGCCTGCGCTGCAGGATGCCGGCAATGTGCTGCGCCCCTATACCGCGTTCAAGCTGAGCCTGCGCCTGCCCCCGCTGGTCGATGCCACGCAGTGCATGCAAGAGCTCAAGACCTTGCTCGAAGACAATGCACCCTACCAAGCCAAGGTCACCTGGGAAGGGGCCAGCGGTGCCAATGGCTGGAATGCGCCCAACACCAGCGACTGGTTCCTGAACGCGCTCAACCAATCGAGCCGCGCGCACTTTGGCGCCGACTGCGGCTTTATCGGTCAGGGCGGCTCGATCCCGCTGATGGGTATGCTCAGCGCCGGCTTCCCCAAGGCGCAGATGATGGTCTGCGGCGTGCTGGGCCCCAAGAGCAATGCACACGGGCCCAATGAGTTCCTGCATGTGCCTTATGCCAAGAAGCTGACCGCCGCCGTGGCCCAGGTGATTGCCTGCATGCCCACCACGGCTGCCAGCGCATAA
- a CDS encoding YkgJ family cysteine cluster protein, which translates to MKSPIRIVDVDRLETWTKYKAGLCDSCAANCCTMPLEVQLPDLVRLGLVDAFEVDNIAHKLIAKRLLKARLIDHYNPKHNIFTMARRASGDCQFLDPVARRCTVYDKRPETCRLHPKKGPKPGFCAYGHKDLQ; encoded by the coding sequence ATGAAATCCCCGATCCGAATTGTTGATGTTGACCGCCTGGAGACCTGGACCAAGTACAAGGCCGGTCTCTGCGACAGCTGCGCGGCCAACTGCTGCACGATGCCGCTGGAGGTGCAACTGCCCGATCTGGTGCGCCTGGGCCTGGTGGACGCCTTTGAAGTGGACAACATCGCGCACAAGCTGATCGCCAAGCGCCTGCTCAAGGCCCGGCTGATCGACCACTACAACCCCAAGCACAATATCTTCACGATGGCGCGCCGCGCCAGTGGCGACTGCCAGTTTCTCGACCCGGTGGCGCGGCGCTGCACCGTGTATGACAAGCGGCCCGAAACCTGCCGCCTGCACCCCAAAAAAGGCCCCAAGCCAGGGTTTTGTGCCTATGGGCACAAAGATTTGCAATAA
- a CDS encoding tetratricopeptide repeat protein produces the protein MQKSKIFWSLGVLALLAAVLTIYGLGLHNGLVFDDGRLSDGTIFGRYGSVLEPKVRMLSYGSFVWVQSLFGESMAVQRVVNIVLHLATCYAIWLLVSALFKHTQFSDEARAEPGFDTNIRMAIFAAVALFAVHPVGVYAVGYLIQRSMVMMTLFSALACWAYIRALAGAGLQWAALAVVFLLCALMSKEHAVVLPALALPLYVFVKRPSWKKLLAIAVAIAVLIGLFTALLWTQLGAFVGAVATDDTSWAYVRQLEQLQPGITSSIYPLSLLNQGKLFFQYGLLWLLPNVQWMALDLRPVFPLSFGSLPHLLGGLGYVALVIGSAVLLLRKRDAWSLVGLVLLCTALLFSTEFVTSWLQDPFVLYRSYIWAMLLPALLALVLLLFPRKLMVAIACAAGLVLTALATERSLSLKSEYSAWSDAAQKVDEQAPFNAFGRWRPFINRGASLLENLIYEQALQDFDKAVALQEPLGSAQFNRGMTLELLKRYPEALAAFDSAQKQGFDNAALAYHQATAYKMTQQMEPAFQSYAKALAMKPEDVLLPKILLEQAEVAIPSGHYDVAIANYQRLLQMSPGNTRLEVGLGIAFIGKRDFAQALQIFDASLSRQPNPPAYYGKALAYREQGDRAQAIANLQRASAMDPANPVYQRLLQQLQGGQ, from the coding sequence ATGCAAAAATCAAAAATTTTCTGGTCGTTGGGCGTGCTGGCGCTCCTGGCCGCCGTCCTCACGATTTATGGCCTGGGCCTGCACAACGGCCTGGTGTTCGACGATGGCCGGCTGTCGGACGGCACCATTTTTGGCCGTTATGGCAGCGTGCTCGAGCCCAAGGTGCGCATGCTGTCCTATGGCAGCTTTGTCTGGGTGCAGTCGCTCTTTGGCGAGAGTATGGCCGTGCAGCGGGTCGTCAATATCGTGCTGCACCTGGCCACTTGCTATGCAATATGGCTGCTGGTGTCAGCACTGTTCAAACACACCCAGTTTTCGGACGAGGCGCGGGCAGAGCCGGGTTTTGACACCAATATCCGGATGGCGATATTTGCCGCAGTGGCGCTGTTTGCCGTGCACCCGGTGGGCGTATATGCCGTCGGTTATCTGATCCAGCGCAGCATGGTGATGATGACCCTGTTTTCCGCGCTGGCCTGCTGGGCGTATATCCGCGCCTTGGCGGGGGCGGGGCTGCAATGGGCGGCGCTGGCCGTGGTTTTCCTGCTCTGCGCGTTGATGAGCAAAGAGCATGCGGTGGTGCTGCCGGCACTCGCCTTGCCGCTCTATGTGTTTGTCAAACGGCCGTCGTGGAAGAAGCTGCTGGCGATCGCCGTGGCGATTGCCGTGCTGATCGGCCTGTTCACCGCGCTGCTGTGGACGCAGCTGGGCGCCTTTGTCGGCGCTGTCGCCACCGATGACACCTCCTGGGCCTATGTGCGCCAGCTCGAGCAACTGCAGCCAGGCATCACCTCGTCGATCTACCCGCTCAGCCTGCTCAACCAGGGCAAGCTGTTTTTCCAGTACGGCCTGCTGTGGCTGCTGCCCAATGTGCAGTGGATGGCGCTGGACCTGCGCCCGGTCTTCCCGCTGAGCTTTGGCAGCCTGCCCCATCTGCTGGGTGGCCTGGGCTATGTGGCACTGGTGATTGGCAGCGCGGTCCTGCTGCTGCGCAAACGTGATGCCTGGAGCCTGGTGGGCCTGGTGCTGCTGTGCACGGCGCTGCTGTTCAGCACCGAGTTTGTCACCAGCTGGTTGCAAGACCCCTTTGTGCTCTACCGCAGCTATATCTGGGCGATGCTGCTGCCGGCCTTGCTGGCGCTGGTGCTGCTGCTGTTTCCGCGCAAGCTGATGGTGGCGATCGCCTGCGCCGCTGGCCTGGTGCTGACGGCCCTGGCCACGGAGCGCAGCCTGAGCCTCAAGTCTGAGTACAGCGCTTGGAGCGATGCCGCCCAGAAGGTGGACGAGCAGGCCCCCTTCAACGCCTTTGGCCGCTGGCGCCCCTTTATCAACCGGGGTGCGTCGCTGCTGGAAAACCTGATCTACGAGCAGGCGCTGCAGGACTTTGACAAAGCGGTTGCGCTGCAAGAACCCCTGGGCTCGGCACAGTTCAACCGTGGCATGACCCTGGAGCTGCTCAAGCGCTACCCCGAGGCGCTGGCCGCGTTTGACAGCGCCCAAAAGCAAGGCTTTGACAATGCGGCGCTGGCCTACCACCAGGCCACGGCCTACAAGATGACGCAGCAGATGGAACCGGCGTTCCAAAGCTATGCCAAGGCCCTGGCGATGAAGCCCGAAGACGTCCTGCTGCCCAAGATCTTGCTGGAGCAGGCCGAGGTTGCCATCCCCTCGGGCCACTACGACGTGGCCATTGCGAACTACCAGCGCCTGCTGCAGATGTCGCCGGGCAACACCCGCCTGGAGGTGGGCCTGGGCATTGCGTTCATTGGCAAGCGCGATTTTGCGCAGGCCTTGCAGATCTTTGATGCGTCGCTCTCGCGCCAGCCCAACCCCCCCGCCTACTACGGCAAGGCCCTGGCCTACCGCGAGCAGGGCGACCGGGCCCAGGCCATTGCCAACCTGCAACGCGCCAGCGCCATGGACCCGGCCAACCCGGTCTACCAGCGCCTGCTGCAGCAATTGCAGGGCGGCCAATAA
- a CDS encoding Rieske (2Fe-2S) protein translates to MTEPTAPTPTILFDGTEPLGASADLQDNGKPFFFQLPNGQKAFVIRWQGQLHGWINECQHASVPMDFDGDILESGRQFILCPYHGAIYQPDTGKCVGGPCRGASLDAVAVEERDGAVWLKHG, encoded by the coding sequence ATGACCGAGCCCACCGCCCCCACGCCCACGATCTTGTTTGACGGCACCGAACCCCTGGGTGCCAGCGCCGACCTGCAGGACAACGGCAAGCCCTTTTTCTTTCAGCTGCCCAACGGCCAGAAGGCCTTTGTGATCCGCTGGCAGGGCCAGCTGCACGGCTGGATCAACGAGTGCCAGCACGCCAGCGTGCCCATGGACTTTGATGGCGACATTCTGGAGAGCGGCCGCCAGTTCATCCTCTGCCCCTACCACGGCGCCATCTACCAGCCCGATACCGGCAAATGCGTGGGCGGCCCCTGCCGGGGCGCCAGCCTGGATGCGGTGGCGGTCGAAGAGCGCGATGGCGCGGTGTGGCTCAAGCACGGTTGA
- the metX gene encoding homoserine O-succinyltransferase MetX, with the protein MSFVATPQSMHFPEALPLQSGASIRDYHLAYETYGQLNADRSNAILVCHALNASHHVAGYYEGQPKSEGWWDNMIGPGKPVDTNQFFVIGVNNLGSCFGSTGPMHRNPDADKDMDQVYGADFPVVTVEDWVNAQALLLDRLGITQLAAVLGGSLGGMQALSWTLQYPDRMRHAVVVASAPCLSAENIAFNEVARRAIVTDPDFHGGHFYRHGVIPKRGLRIARMIGHITYLSDDVMNQKFGRQLREGMDLKYSTQDVEFQIESYLRYQGDKFSDYFDANTYLLITRALDYFDPAKPFGGDLTQALAGAKARFMLVSFSTDWRFSPARSREIVKALLDNRRTVSYAEIDAPHGHDAFLLDDARYMGVMRSYFENMARELSAGQPSAQEAA; encoded by the coding sequence ATGTCATTCGTTGCGACACCCCAATCAATGCATTTCCCGGAGGCGCTCCCGCTCCAAAGTGGCGCCTCCATCCGCGACTACCACCTGGCCTACGAGACCTACGGCCAGCTCAATGCCGACCGCTCCAACGCCATCCTGGTGTGCCATGCGCTCAACGCCTCGCACCATGTGGCCGGCTACTACGAGGGCCAGCCCAAGAGCGAGGGCTGGTGGGACAACATGATCGGCCCGGGCAAGCCGGTCGATACCAACCAGTTCTTTGTCATCGGCGTCAACAACCTGGGCTCCTGCTTTGGCTCCACTGGGCCCATGCACCGCAATCCGGATGCAGACAAGGACATGGACCAGGTCTATGGCGCCGATTTCCCGGTGGTGACGGTGGAGGACTGGGTCAATGCCCAGGCGCTGCTTCTCGACCGCCTGGGCATAACGCAACTGGCCGCCGTGCTGGGCGGCAGCCTGGGCGGCATGCAGGCACTGTCCTGGACCTTGCAGTACCCCGACCGCATGCGCCATGCGGTGGTGGTGGCCAGCGCGCCCTGTCTGTCGGCCGAGAACATTGCGTTCAACGAGGTGGCCCGCCGCGCCATCGTGACCGACCCGGACTTCCACGGCGGCCACTTCTACCGCCACGGCGTGATCCCCAAGCGCGGCCTGCGCATTGCCCGCATGATCGGCCACATCACCTACCTGAGTGACGATGTGATGAACCAGAAGTTCGGCCGCCAGCTGCGCGAAGGCATGGATCTCAAATACAGCACCCAGGATGTGGAGTTCCAGATCGAGAGCTATCTGCGCTACCAGGGCGACAAGTTCAGCGACTACTTCGACGCCAATACCTATTTGCTGATCACCCGTGCGCTCGACTACTTTGACCCGGCCAAGCCTTTTGGCGGCGACCTGACCCAGGCGCTGGCCGGCGCCAAGGCCCGCTTCATGCTGGTGAGCTTCAGCACCGATTGGCGCTTTTCGCCGGCGCGCAGCCGCGAGATCGTCAAGGCCTTGCTCGACAACCGCCGCACCGTCAGCTACGCCGAGATTGACGCGCCCCATGGGCATGACGCCTTTTTGCTGGATGACGCGCGCTACATGGGCGTGATGCGCTCCTATTTCGAGAACATGGCCCGCGAACTGAGCGCCGGCCAGCCCAGCGCCCAGGAGGCCGCATGA
- the metW gene encoding methionine biosynthesis protein MetW → MTEASSTFQAIANLVPLGARVLDLGCGDGSLLAYLQRERQCSGYGIEFDDANVLACVRRGVNVLQLNLEDGLAIFEDNSFDMVLQIDTLQHLRNAEVMLRETARIGKQGVVAFPNFAHWPNRLSILQGRMPVTKRLPYQWYDTPNIRVGTFKDFEVLALKNKLRILDSFGLQNGEVRRWLPNARAGTAVFHFEHA, encoded by the coding sequence ATGACCGAAGCTTCTTCCACCTTTCAAGCCATTGCCAACCTAGTGCCGCTGGGCGCACGCGTGCTGGACCTGGGCTGCGGCGATGGCAGCTTGCTGGCCTACCTGCAGCGCGAGCGCCAGTGCAGCGGCTATGGCATCGAGTTTGACGACGCCAATGTGCTCGCCTGCGTGCGCCGGGGCGTGAATGTGCTGCAGCTGAACCTGGAAGACGGCCTGGCTATCTTCGAGGACAACAGCTTTGATATGGTGCTGCAAATCGACACCTTGCAGCATCTGCGCAATGCAGAGGTGATGCTGCGCGAGACCGCGCGCATCGGCAAGCAGGGCGTCGTCGCCTTTCCCAACTTTGCGCACTGGCCCAATCGCTTGTCCATCCTGCAAGGCCGCATGCCGGTGACCAAGCGCCTGCCTTACCAGTGGTACGACACGCCCAATATCCGCGTGGGCACCTTCAAGGATTTCGAGGTGCTGGCGCTCAAGAACAAGCTGCGTATTCTTGATAGCTTTGGCCTGCAAAATGGTGAGGTGCGGCGCTGGCTGCCCAATGCCCGCGCGGGCACGGCGGTGTTCCACTTCGAGCACGCCTGA
- a CDS encoding Lrp/AsnC ligand binding domain-containing protein: MTAIIDPPEDLDRIDLRILAVLQRDGRISNLKLAEAVSLSATAVLARVQRLTKEGYITGYEARLNPQKLGAAMLVFIEVLLDRTTPNVFDEFKAAVQVRPEIMECHMVAGGFDYLVKIRVADMNHYRHFAGEVLWQLPGVRETRTYAVMEEVKSSNRLYLGGS, from the coding sequence ATGACCGCCATCATCGACCCACCGGAGGACCTGGACCGCATCGATCTGCGTATTCTGGCTGTGCTGCAGCGCGACGGCCGCATCTCCAACCTGAAGCTGGCCGAGGCGGTGTCGCTGTCGGCCACGGCGGTGCTGGCCCGCGTGCAGCGCCTGACCAAGGAAGGCTATATCACCGGCTACGAGGCGCGCTTGAACCCGCAAAAGCTGGGCGCGGCGATGCTGGTCTTCATCGAGGTGCTGCTCGACCGCACGACCCCCAATGTGTTTGACGAGTTCAAGGCGGCGGTGCAGGTGCGGCCCGAGATCATGGAGTGCCATATGGTGGCTGGCGGCTTTGACTACCTGGTCAAGATCCGCGTGGCCGACATGAACCACTACCGCCACTTTGCCGGCGAGGTTTTGTGGCAGCTGCCCGGCGTGCGCGAGACCCGCACCTACGCGGTGATGGAAGAGGTCAAAAGCTCCAACCGGCTCTACCTGGGCGGCAGTTGA